The Streptomyces sp. NBC_00454 DNA segment CAGCCCTCCACCTTGTCCTGGAGCCGGCCGTCCGTGGCCAGCCGGGCCCCCAGCGCCATCAGCGAGGACCGCACGCGCAGCCGCAGCTCGCTGCGCTCGTCCTCCGCCGCCGAGATGATCATCGAGCGGACCGCGGTCCACGCGGAGGCGATCACGTCCTGCACCTCGCCCCGCGCCAGGATCTCCGACTTCAGGCGCTCGACCTTGGCCCGGGTCTCGGTGTCCGACTGCAGGTCGGCCGCGAAGTCCTTGAGGAAACGGTCCACCGCCCCCCGCGCCGGGTGCTCCGGCATGTCCCGCATCTCCTGGACGAAGCGCAGCAGCTCCTTGTAGACCCGGTCGCCGATCTTGCGGTCCACGAACCTCGGGGTCCATCCCGGCGCCCCGCCCTGGACCGCCGCCTCCACCGAGTCGGCGTGCGTGACCAGCCAGTCGTGCGCCTTGGAGCAGAGCAGGTCCACGGCCCGGTGGTGCCCGCCGTCCGCGACGACCCTCTCCAGCGTCTTGCCGATCCCCGGCGCGATCTCCGCCGTCTCCGCGCGCCGCGTGATCGCCTCGCCCACGACGGCCTGCACATCGGAGTCCCGCAGGACCGTCAGCGCGCCGCGCAGCGCGGTGGCCAGCTCCGCCGTGACCCGGTCCGCGTGCGCGGGCTCGGCCAGCCAGGCACCGAGCCGGCCGCCGATGCCGAGGGCGTGCAGCCTCGTACGCACCACGTCGGCGGAGAGGAAGTTCTCCCCGACGAATTCGCCGAGGGAGACGCCGAGCTGGTCCTTCTTGGTCGGGATGATCGCGGTGTGCGGGATCGGCAGCCCCAGCGGGCGCCGGAACAGCGCGGTGACGGCGAACCAGTCCGCGAGCGCGCCGACCATGCCCGCCTCGGCCGCGGCCGCGACGTAGCCCGCCCAGCCGCCCGCACCGGCGTGCTGAGCCCACTTCGCCGCCACGTAGACCAGCGCCACCAGGACCAGCAGACCGGTGGCGATCCGCTTCATCTGCCGGACCCCGCGGCGGCGCTCCTCGTCCGCCTCGCTGAAGACGAAGCCGCCTCGCGCCGTCACCGTCGCCGTCTTCTTCGTACTGCTGCCCTGCTCCACGTGCTCCTGCCTTCCCCCGGGCGCCGGTTTTGTCTGCATAGCATCCGACTCCCGAGGCGCCCTGGGAGTTCCCGGCGCGCCGTGCCGCCGCCCCACGAGCTTCTACGAGCCCTACGAGGGCTACGCCCCTACAGCTCCTTGCGCGGCTTCGACTTCCCGAGCGACTTCCCGTTCTTCGGCGGCTTGACCCTGATGTCCACCCCGCCCCAGAAGGCGAGGCCCGTCACGATCACCCGCGGAGCCCCCGGGTCCGGCGGCCCGGGGTTGTCGCGACGGTCGAAGCCACCCATGATGCCGATGCCCCGTACGTCGACCTCCACACCCGGCGGCACGGTGATCTGGATGCCGCCCATGATGGCCACGCAGTTGATCACGACCTCGCGCTCCGCAAAGTTCGCCTCGCGCAGGTCGATCTCACCGCCGCCCCAGAACGCCACCGCGTGGAACCGGGCGGGCACGGTCCAGTTGCCCTTGCGCTGGAAGCCCGACATGACCGCGACGGCCATGGCGGGGCCGCCGATCGGGCCGCCGCCGCCGATCCGGGCCGGCCAGGCGGAGTCCGACCCGGCGGGCACGTTCTTGGTCAGGCCGACCGGCGCGGATGCCACCGGGGCCGCGACGCTCGCCCCGGGCAGGTCCCGGGTCAGGGGCTCCAACTCCGCGTACGTACGGGACTTGTACGTCGCCTCCAGCCGCTCCTCGAATTCCTCCATGTCGAGCCGGCCCTCGGCGACGGCGTCCCGCAGCCGCTCCACCACCCGGTCCCGGTCGGCGTCCGACGCCCTCAACTCCGGCAAGGGATTCCCCGGCGACGGACTCCCAGGCAACGGATTCCCCGACAACGACTTCTCAGGCCGCTCGTCACTCATGAGGACCAGCCTATGCAGTCATCCATGAGAGTTGTATGACTTCACCCCGCCTCCGGCTCAGGGTTGTCCCTGATTTATCCCCGCCCCGTACCTCGTCCCCGCCACCCGCCTCATCCCCGTCCCGCGTACATCCGCGCGATCACGTCCTCGATGTCCGGCTCCCGCACCGACAGGTCCAGCAGCGGGTACTCCGCGGCCACCGCCGCCACCAGCGGGGCCGCCGAGGCCAGGGCCGGGAACGCGAGCCACTGCCGCGGCCCCTCCACCTTCACCACCCGCGCCCCCGCCACCTCGATCGGCGGGAGCTCCCGCTCCAGGTCCACCACCAGCGTCCGCTCGCTCCGACCCGCCCCGCCCGCCGTGTGCAGCCCGCCCAGCGGCCCGTCGTACATCAGCCGCCCGTGGTCGATCACCATCACCCGCTCGCACAGCTGCTCGATGTCCTGGAGGTCGTGCGTGGTCAGCAGCACCGTGGTCCCGAGCTCCTCGTTCAACTGCCGCAGGAAGCCCCGTACCTTCGCCTTGCTCACCACGTCGAGCCCGATCGTCGGCTCGTCCAGGTACAGCACGTCCGGGTCGTGCAGCAGGGCCGCCGCGATGTCCCCGCGCATCCGCTGCCCCAGCGAGAGCTGCCGTACCGGTACGTCGAGCAGCTCGGCCAGGTCGAGCCGGTCCACGCAGCGCTCCAGGTTCTCCGCGAACCGCGCCGCCGGGATCCGGTACATCCGCCGCATCAGCCCGTACGAGTCCTTCAGCGGCAGGTCCCACCACAGCGTCGTGCGCTGCCCGAACACCACCCCGATGCGGTGCGCGAGGCGCATCCGCTCCCGCGCCGGGTCGATGCCGGCGACCCGCAGCCGGCCGCCGCTGGGGGTGAGGATGCCGGTCAGCATCTTGATCGTGGTCGACTTGCCGGCCCCGTTGGGCCCGATGTAGCCGACCACCTCTCCGCGCTTCACCTGGAAGCTGATCCCGTCCACGGCTCTGACCTGCCGTTTCTCCCGGCGCATCAGGCCCGTCCGGCGGCGTACGTCGAAGACCTTCTCGACCCCGTCCAGCTCGATCAACGCGTCGGTCCCGTCTGTCACAGCCCCTCAGCTCCCCGTGCTCCGGTACGAACGAACCCCCGCGCGCCAGGCCAGCGACGCGGGCAGAAACACCGCGAACGCCACCAGCGGGCTCGCGTACGCCGCCCACACGGGCAGCCCCAGCGGGTCGGGCCGACCCAGGATGTACAGGGCCGGCAGCCAGTTGACGAAGGCCAGCGGCAGGATGAAGGTCACCCCGCGCAGCAGGTCCTTAGCGAAGACCGTCGGCGGGTACTGGAGCATCGTGCAACCGCCGTAGGTGAAGGAGTTCTGCACCTCCGCCGCGTCCCCGGCGACGAACTGGAACGCCGCACCGGCCACCATCACCGCCCCGAAGATCGCCGCACCGGCCGTGATCATCACGGGCACCAGCAGCACCTTCCCGACCGTCCAGTCCAGCTGCGGCCCCAGGTCCGAGACCGCCCAGCCCATCACCGCGAGCCCCTGCCCGATCCGCCCCAGCCGACGCAGCGCGAAGCGGTCGGCCGCGACCTGGGCCA contains these protein-coding regions:
- a CDS encoding DUF445 domain-containing protein; protein product: MQTKPAPGGRQEHVEQGSSTKKTATVTARGGFVFSEADEERRRGVRQMKRIATGLLVLVALVYVAAKWAQHAGAGGWAGYVAAAAEAGMVGALADWFAVTALFRRPLGLPIPHTAIIPTKKDQLGVSLGEFVGENFLSADVVRTRLHALGIGGRLGAWLAEPAHADRVTAELATALRGALTVLRDSDVQAVVGEAITRRAETAEIAPGIGKTLERVVADGGHHRAVDLLCSKAHDWLVTHADSVEAAVQGGAPGWTPRFVDRKIGDRVYKELLRFVQEMRDMPEHPARGAVDRFLKDFAADLQSDTETRAKVERLKSEILARGEVQDVIASAWTAVRSMIISAAEDERSELRLRVRSSLMALGARLATDGRLQDKVEGWIEGAVVYVVTNYRTEITSLITDTVAGWDAEHTSRKIEAHIGRDLQFIRINGTVVGALAGLLIYSVSRAFGA
- a CDS encoding ATP-binding cassette domain-containing protein, whose product is MTDGTDALIELDGVEKVFDVRRRTGLMRREKRQVRAVDGISFQVKRGEVVGYIGPNGAGKSTTIKMLTGILTPSGGRLRVAGIDPARERMRLAHRIGVVFGQRTTLWWDLPLKDSYGLMRRMYRIPAARFAENLERCVDRLDLAELLDVPVRQLSLGQRMRGDIAAALLHDPDVLYLDEPTIGLDVVSKAKVRGFLRQLNEELGTTVLLTTHDLQDIEQLCERVMVIDHGRLMYDGPLGGLHTAGGAGRSERTLVVDLERELPPIEVAGARVVKVEGPRQWLAFPALASAAPLVAAVAAEYPLLDLSVREPDIEDVIARMYAGRG
- a CDS encoding ABC transporter permease, which encodes MGDRPGEAAAPGERKGEGPLFVPERNRALEGLRGYGLIAAMWIRSTMTYRTSFFLSTFGNGAITLLDFVAIYIMFSHVDELGGFTLPEIALLYGSCSASLGLADLLLGNTDRIGSRIRDGSLDTMLVRPVPVLAQVAADRFALRRLGRIGQGLAVMGWAVSDLGPQLDWTVGKVLLVPVMITAGAAIFGAVMVAGAAFQFVAGDAAEVQNSFTYGGCTMLQYPPTVFAKDLLRGVTFILPLAFVNWLPALYILGRPDPLGLPVWAAYASPLVAFAVFLPASLAWRAGVRSYRSTGS